cacgatcaggaaagaatatatgcagagactcaaggcgatactcaagtcaaaactcaacgccggaaatatgataaaagccataaacacatgggcagtgccagtaatcagatacagcgcaggaatagtggaatggacgaaggcagaactccgcagcatagatcagaaaaccaggaaacaaatgacaatacacaaagcactacacccaagagcaaatacggacagactatacataacacgaaaggaaggagggagaggactataagtatagaggactgcgtccaacatcgaaaacagagcactggggcaatatctgaaaaaccagtgaagacgagtggctaaagagtgcatgggaagaaggactaataaaagcagacgaagacccagaaatatacagagacaggagaaagacagaaagaacagaggactggcacaacaaaccaatgcacggacaatacatgagacagactaaagaactagccagcgatgacaattggcaatggctacagaggggagagatcaagaaggaaactgaaggaatgataacagcggcacaagatcaggccctaagaaccagatatgttcaaaatacgatagacggaaataacatctctcccatatgtaggaagtgcaatacgaaaagtgaaaccataaaccacatagcaagtgaataaagcccggcacttgcacagaaccagtacaaaaagaggcatgattcagtagcaaaagccctccactggagcctgtgcaagaaacatcagctaccttgcagtaataagtggtacgagcaccacctgaaggagtatagaaaacgatcaggcaaagatcctctgggactatggtatcagaacggatagggtgatacgtgcaaacagaccagacgtgacgttgattgacaaggtcaagaagaaagtatcactcattgatgtcgcaataccatgggacaccagagttgaagagaaagagagggaaaaaatggataagtatcaagatctgaaaatagaataagaaggatatgggatatgccagtggaaatcgtacccatcatcataggagcactaggcacgatcccaagatcaatgaAAAGGAATACTAGAAACcaaaaaaactagagactgaagtagctccaggactcatgcagaagagtgtgatcctagaaacggcacacacagtaagaagagtgatggactctaaggaggcaggatgcaacccggaaccccacactataaataccacccagtagcaattggaggactgtgatagagcaaaaaaaaaaaaaaaaaaaaaaaaacaataataataataataataataataataataatagttttataatctGGAAAAACAGCTTCATGGTTACACATATAAAAGCGTTCAACAGAACTCTGGACTATAATGGAAGTCCTATAACAAAGGAGAAAGGGTCCTTAtattgattcttttttttatttggggaggGGGACCAGTTACGAGCAGTATTGTCCGCATAACATAGAAGGAAATACCTACTCAATGCTTCTTTACTTTTAGCGAATACAAACTTCTACGAGAAacctaaaatgaatatatatcagATAGCAATAATGGAAATAATAACATTAACTACCGTTTTAACTAATAGCAGAGACAGCTATAAatagaacagcaacaacaattaCAACAGTTTTAACCCTTAGCACGGAGTTATAAAAAGAGGAACATCAACGATGACAATTTTAACCGATAGCAGACAATTATAAAATTAACAACAGTAACGACAACAATTTGAGCCAACagcaaagttataaaaaataaacaacactgACAACAGATTTAACCAATAGCAAAGACAGTTAAAGAGAACAACATCAATGCCAACTGTTTAACCAATAGCAAAGACAgttaaaaagaacaacaacaatgacaacaGTTTAGACTAATAgcacagaattttaaaattaacagaaaacaataacaataattttagCCAATAACAATGCCTGTTGTAAAAGGAACTATgaatggaaaagttttttttttttttttaaccaatagcCAGAAACAGTTGTACAAACAACAGCAAAATCAATAACAACAGTTTTTAACCGACATCAGAAACAGTTGTaaaaagaacaacagcaacaaacacAATAGTGTTAAACTAATAACAAAAACAGTTAcaaagcaacaacaataacaaaagtcGTTTGTGATCACAAAGTGAATCCCTATAGCTAATTATTTTTCAGCGCACGATGAACTTTAATAGAGTGAGCGACttccacaacctctctctctcttctgcgccTTCTTCTTCGTCAGAAAAGGAGCCAAAGGACGTGACTACGGGAGAGGGCTGCGTCCGAGGGCGTGGCGCTCGAGGCGCCAGCCCGAAATGAAAAGGGttctggtataaaaaaaaaaaatagagcactCCCTCCGTCGTTTCAGGCCACATTCGAACACGAGGCGCCATCGAGATGTACGCGAAGGTGAGCagtgtttgatatatatacagttcTACAGTTCCAGTTTATTTCGTTTccaatatttgtgaatatttattttctttttttaatgaaaagggaCATCACTTGTTTTTAGTGCTATGGGgatgaaatatttcaaagaaataatctattatttatagatttatctaCCAAAAATGGCCGTGAAGCTACACAATTTCGTTTAAATATTTGCGAATATCTTCTTATTTTGATGAGAGGAGACATTTCTTGTTTTTAGTGTTATGGGGATGAAGGATTACAAAGGAATCtactatttatagatatatctataaagcCTAAAATGGACGTGATGCTACtgaatttcctttttaatatttgtgaatattttcatatttcaagaaAAGGAAAGTCACTTTTTTTTCTAGTGTTATGGGGGATGAAGTATTACAAAGAAATTCGTTTTTTTATATAGCTTTATTTGTAAAGCCTAAAATGGACGTGATACTACAGAATTACTCTAAAACTTAACGTGATACAaatttaactttttagattgtGCAATGTATGAACATTCTTCTGTAGCTACCTGTGaataatataactttaaaatctgATTGAAATGCCCCTAAATtatattagcaaataatatattttcttttggctCTTGCAATATATATCCTACCTGTTTACAAAAAAGATTTCTCCACGCCTATAACTTTTAAATATCATTAGATATTATGGTACCATTAGCCATTATTATAACATTACGGAAAACTTTATTTGGATAAGACGACACAGTTCTTATTTAGTCATTCCCAGACGCCTGGTCGCTAACTAATCATTCACCCATCAACAGGTAACTTTGATGTGTTTGGCAGCCGTGGCTTTGGCCCGCCCTGACAAGCCTGCCCCTTCTGGAGGGTATGGATATGCCCCACCCGCCCCAACATACGCCCCACCTAAGCCTTCTTATGCAGCCCCTCAGCCCTCTTATTCAGCCCCAGCCCCGTCCTACGAGAAACCCCAGGTAAGGATCTCCATTTACTGTTGAGATATTTAGATACCATTGGAATATACAGATATTGTCGCAAATAATATTAATGCATATTGAATTAAATAAGACAGTGATAATACGTCATATTGTAATCTTCTGTCTACTTAATGAGCGTTAGATCTTAATATAATGCCTTTATTGATAATAGATGAATTTAAAAGAAGATAACTTTCATTTTAGACATTTCCAGATGTTAAAATGGTGTAAAACAACTTTTGAAAGATATAAacttaaaggaaaaatattttaaaaataaaaaaactgaatttaataACAAATTACATTCTTATAAGATAATGAGACAGCACAATAAGTTCTATTAACGTTTTGCAGGAGGGGATGCCCTTCGACTTCGAGTACGCAGTGAAGGACCAATACAACGGTCTCGACTTCGACCACAACTCCAACTCGGACGGAAAGGTCGTCAACGGTCAGTACCGAGTCCTCCTCCCCGACGGTCGCACTCAGATCGTCTCTTACACCGCCGACTACAACGGGTACCAGGCTGAGGTCACTTACGAGGGCGAGGCACAGTACCCAGAAGCCCAGGCCTACAAGCCAGCTCCCTCCTACAATGCCCCTGCTCCTTCCTACAATGCCCCAGCTCCCTCATACAATACCCCAGCTCCTTCATACGGTACCCCAGCTCCTTCATACGGTACCCCAGCTCCTTCATATGGTACCCCAGCGCCTTCATACGGTACCCCAGCTCCTTCCTATGGTACCCCAGCTCCCACTTATGGAAAACCAAAACCCTCCTACGGTTAACAAAATTCTTTCCTCATAATTTCGATTATATTTATGCGTGAATGTGAAATTCTCTAAATAATATATTACGACACTGAAACCGAAGTTTTAATTCCCATCCTCTACTCTCTTAAAAACATATCTGAATGAAGATCAATAGCAATATGGTAGCTATTCTGTGGAGGTATCTGAATGATTACCTTCCAAGAAGTTGGCCAACACCCACCTTCCTATATACCAGGAATGTTATGTTAGCTCAAAAGGCTACCATCGGTAATATCTTTTAgacaataatgaaaattaaacggttaaatcaataaacaaataaataaaactgacatGGGTTGTGTACTGCCTCTTCTGCAGAATTTtccaagtaattatataatatttttcgttCAATTCATGGAATCGTCAAAAAGATATAAATTTTTATGAAGAGCAAGCATGCTATATCAACTAGCTGAAAACGAAAGCACAAAGCAAAAACTACATATAATTCCGATTAAACatcaacaaaactaaaaataaatataagtactGTCTTTTTTGCAGTAAATCCATTTACTTCCATTTGCATTTTCTTCTCTATAAAACAAGTAAGACATCAGTCAATCCAATAATTCTCAGGGTTAACTAAGTGGTATTTATCAGttgtatttatcaatattaatttcagtCAATATTAACTAACAATTCAAATTTCCATTGGGACAAAAaccttaataaataataataataataataataataataataataataataataataataataatagtaataataataataatagggaaaaactctctatcacgagagtatatataatgttctaaagggtccacaataatacaaaggtgtaaaaagtctgtgtataaattttgaagactttacagaaagcttcgaacccttccctgggttcatctttcgaacccagggaaggattcgaaagctttctgtaaagtcttcagaattatacacggacttttacactttgtattattgtgggaccccttagaacaaaaaataataataataataataaaataataataataataataataataataataataaaaacacgagAGGATCTGATCATGTTTGTCCTAGAGTAAAGGTAGGATAGGGAGACCTCCACCCTctctgcaaacatgtttgtccgcccGGAGTGGGCCGGAGtaagtaggggatcgggagggtaggggagagagCAGCCCCAGGTTCCAGCGTGCGTAGCGCACGCCATCAAGCAAATACTTGAGGGGTATGACTTTAATTTTTCTGTGGTTGgggaaagatttatatatatatatatataacattcattgaatagaatggctttctcactgttaaccagctttttttaaattgcttcatattttctaattattttctttacttcattgttcaggttactaatggacacataatggggttcttccatttactccagtatttttacacgcgacagctgtttcgtcaacctatacgtattgacgttttcaagcgtactgatacaaaatatgttgttgttgtttaagattaagctggccttgtgcagcacgggctcttgctcacagagcagcccgtaatatacaaatatgagcctacatgcgttttgtgacgtcatgaggacggaaaggtagtacaattgccagatacctagttttaagtatttacaaaagactatagtgaaacataaaataagacaaaataagacaaataaataaatatgttaacaacagaaattatataaaaagttgaaagtaagttattatatacacattatacataaatatatattaattacatatatgtttaattcactgaaagtcagtgtgcgctcctgtccgcgatGTGGGGgtgttttgttccacgcggttgaaggactgcctcctacacgagggcaaggaacggtctgcctcacgttggatgttaaggctgggacgttgcattgcgatgctgactgcttctgatatcaataaacgattgtagttgccttccttgtgtattattttggtgttgttgagaaagttcttgtaatgatggtttttattgtgggtatccacaaagtgctgatgaatggctccttggtttctgtgggcctgcatgcgacgtttgagtgtggtggttgagtgtccgatatagcatttttggggggactgacattgctcgtcagcacagacaaacttgtatactatatcagatttaaactctttctccgtcgatggggcccgtactatttttcattaccaaagaggccgtaaggtgaaggtttggtttgcagtaaatccttggtgttatttgttatatggcgctCAGGGGGAAGGTTCCTCTTCGCcaagtataccaaggatggctgaTTTCCATTtaatcttcgtggtgtttgttgtatggtatctgatggtatatcactatttctttgtctttgtcttgtgtgttgttcctcggggtcggattacggaaagcctctaatctctttttgacaacttgctggatcatgtcatctggatatccgttatttgtgagcagctgtgaactcgtatatatatatatatatatatatatatatatatatatatatatatatatatatatctatatatatatatatatatatatatactatatgtatatatatatttatatatatacactgaaattccttttagctcaacagtttcggccttcactggcccttatcgagagctgtttatttaCATTACTGTAGATTTATTCACCATTTTACTGActcatattattataaaaaaaaataataataataataataataataataataataacatctaataataataataatagttttataattggACAAAACGGCTTCATCGTAGCACACAAAGTTGAtagtacattcaaagtaaaatataagacagagagaaatgaaaataaagcgGTTAGATAAACACTGGTCGCTGAAATACACACCCAAAGAGCAGATAAATTAACTGCGAGTCGATCTAAAATAAAGACGCGAAAACTACAACAACCAGAGGACTGAAGGCCTAAGACCTCCTCGTCGGTGCTTAAGAATGATCGAGAACGTCTGTTATGTCACCTATTCCGCGGAAGACCTTCATTCGTGAAGAAGTGTTCGACTTTAACAATTTCTTAACTAACTCTGGACCTACTTCCACGACAAAAAGGATTGACGCAATGTTTCTTACGCTTTACAATATCGACGATACAGGAGATTGGCAATGATAATAATTGGTTTGGTTGGGAAAAAATCCCTATCACGAGAGTTCAATAAAAATGTGTCATAtggaggtccacaataatataaacgTTCAAATTTCGtgtaaaactctataaaaacatTATAATAGATTTCgaaccttccctgggttcatctgcagtccaaaaaaaacaaaaattttttattttttttttttttttttttttttttttttttttttttttttttttttttttgagagagagaaggggggggggggggggggggggggggggattgaagatgaacccagagaagggttcgaaagccattgtaaagtttttatagagctttacacggaattttaacgtttatattattgtggaccttttggAACACATGGCAATAATGCCAAAATGCAGCTTTTAAGCGTAAATATTAGAATGACAAATGGAATCGGAAATTATGGTTGTGATACAATACATTTAGctgttatatttattgtttatttgttttaaaggTGATGAGAGCACGCACCAATGGCCCACAGTTGTATAATTCTAATCCAAACATTTGCATTACCTTATAAATAGTCAAACCGTtattatgacaataataataataataataataataataataataataataataataataataataataataataataataataataatatggtgaagaaatccacaatgatgtaatggtgaatatgtattaaaatatatatttatatttacattcctGTAGATTTGTTCACTATTTTACTGActcatgttataataataataataataataataataataataataataataatagttttataatctGGAAAAACGGCTTCATAGTTACACATATAAAAGCGTTCAACAGAACTCTGGACTATAATGGAAGTCCTATAACAAAGGAGAAAGGGTCCTTAtattgattcttttttttatttagggagGGGGACCAGTTACGAGCAGTATTGTCCGCATAACATAGAAGGAAATACCTACTCAATGCTGCTTTACTTTTAGCGAATACAAACTTCTACGAGAAacctaaaatgaatatatatcagATAGCAATAATGGAAAGAATAACATTAACTACCGTTTTAACTAATAGCAGAGACAGCTATAAatagaacagcaacaacaattaCAACATTTTGAACCCTTAGCACGGAGTTATAAAAAGAGGAACATCAACGATGACAATTTTAACCGATAGCAGACAATTATAAAATTAACAACAGTAACGACAACAATTTGAGCCAACagcaaagttataaaaaaataaacaacactgACAAACacctagaatttaaaaaaaacaaattagacGAAAAGGACAGttaaagagggggaaaaaaaacaaaacagtcaAAAATGCCAACTGTTTTAACCAATATCAAAGACAgttaaaaagaacaacaacaatgacaacaGTTTAGACCAGTAGCAAAGAATtataaaattaacagaaaacaataacaataattttagCCAATAACAATGCCTGTTGTAAAAGGAACTATAATGACAAGTTTTAACCAACAGCAGAAACAGTTGTAAAAACAACAGCAAAACCAATGACAACAGTTTTAACCGACAGCAGAAACTGTTGTaaaaagaacaacagcaacaatcaCAACAGCGTAAACTAATAACAAAAACAGTTAcaaagcaacaacaataacaaaagtcGTTTGTGATCACAAAGTGAATCCCTATAGCTAATTATTTTTCAGCGCACGATGAACTTTAATAGAGTGAGCGACttccacaacctctctctctctcgttcttggaGCATTTTCTTCTTCGTCAGAAAAGGAGCCAAAGGACGTGACTACGGGAGAGGGCTGCGTCCGAGGGCGTGGCGTTCGAGGCCGCCCGTGAAAAGGGTCTGGTATAAATAGAGCGCTCCCTCAGTCTCTGGCCACATTCGAACACGAGGCGCCATCGAGATGTACGCGAAGGTGAGCagtgtttgatatatatacagttcTACAGTTCCAGTTTATTTCGTTTccaatatttgtgaatatttattttctttttttaatgaaaagggaCATCACTTGTTTTTAGTGCTATGGGgatgaaatatttcaaagaaataatctattatttatagatttatctaCCAAAAATGGCCGTGAAGCTACACAATTTCGTTTAAATATTTGCGAATATCTTCTTATTTTGATGAGAGGGGACATTTCTTGTTTTTAGTGTTGTGGGGATGAAAGATTACAAAGGAATCtactatttatagatatatctataaagcCTGAAATGGACGTGATGCTactgaattttctttttaatatttgtgaatatttttatatttcaagaaaaggaaaataacttttttttttagtgttatggAGATGAAGTATTACAAAGAAATTCGTTTTTTTCATATAGCTTTATTTGTAAAGCCTAAAATGGACGTGATACTACAGAATTACTCTAAAACTTAACGTGAAACAAATTTTACTTTTTAGATTGTGCAATGTATGGACATTCTTCTGTAGCTACCTgtgaataataaaactttaaaatctgATTGAAGTGCCCGTAAATtatattagcaaataatatattttcttttggctCTTGCAATATATATCCTATCTGTTTACAAAAAAGATTTCTACATGCCTAtaacttttaaatattattagatattatggTACCATTAGCCATTATTATACCATTAGGGAAAACTTTATTTGAATAAAACACCACAGTTCTTATTTAGTCATTCTC
This portion of the Macrobrachium nipponense isolate FS-2020 chromosome 10, ASM1510439v2, whole genome shotgun sequence genome encodes:
- the LOC135223905 gene encoding postacrosomal sheath WW domain-binding protein-like encodes the protein MYAKVTLMCLAAVALARPDKPAPSGGYGYAPPAPTYAPPKPSYAAPQPSYSAPAPSYEKPQEGMPFDFEYAVKDQYNGLDFDHNSNSDGKVVNGQYRVLLPDGRTQIVSYTADYNGYQAEVTYEGEAQYPEAQAYKPAPSYNAPAPSYNAPAPSYNTPAPSYGTPAPSYGTPAPSYGTPAPSYGTPAPSYGTPAPTYGKPKPSYG